Proteins found in one Macrobrachium nipponense isolate FS-2020 chromosome 35, ASM1510439v2, whole genome shotgun sequence genomic segment:
- the LOC135208817 gene encoding RNA-binding protein with serine-rich domain 1-A-like — protein sequence MLYQVMTAVLVIAVIHRLFFFMFCFRSPSPRGRRKPTPTPRPTRIHVGRLTRNVNREHLLEIFSVYGTVKSVDLPMLDVRGNSMMSRGYGYIDFEKPEDAENAMKHMDGGQIDGQEITAAPVLILRQQPMRRRSPMPMMQRRGPPPRWRSPPRMRRRSPPPMRRRSPMPRRRSRSRTPPRRRRYSRSSSSSSR from the exons ATGTTGTATCAAGTAATGACTGCCGTTCTTGTGATTGCTGTTAttcatagattatttttttttatgttttgtttcagATCTCCATCTCCTCGTGGTAGAAGAAAACCTACACCAACACCTCGACCTACAAGAATTCATGTGGGTCGTCTAACACGCAATGTAAATCGAGAGCatcttcttgaaattttctcGGTTTATGGCACAGTGAAAAGTGTTGATTTGCCTATGCTTGATGT TCGAGGAAATTCAATGATGTCACGTGGTTATGGCTACATAGACTTTGAGAAACCAGAAGATGCAGAAAATGCAATGAAGCATATGGATGGAGGCCAAATTGATGGACAAGAGATTACTGCTGCACCAGTTTTGATTCTTCGTCAACAACCCATGAGGCGGCGTTCTCCAATGC CTATGATGCAGCGAAGAGGTCCCCCACCTCGTTGGCGCTCGCCTCCAAG GATGCGTCGTCGTTCACCACCACCTATGCGTCGACGTTCACCCATGCCACGTAGGAGGTCCCGATCTCGTACACCACCAAGACGCCGTAGATATTctagatcatcatcatcatcatcccgtTAA
- the LOC135208375 gene encoding uncharacterized protein LOC135208375 produces MRCHLPLTQPMKTKYFSHLTGLVEGAGQEVPFANEPEVEPPARLWVQEQAGEPGPQHLNEDSQVGGRLYHFRHRWRFSNWVQSIVSRGLGWSWIEGPPPPNTFYQEPTQELVDYSQELLQKGAVLRTRNLKFQGRLFSVPKKGTDKRQVILDLSRLSLFICCDKFKMLTISQVRTLLPRGAVTTSIDLTDTYYHVLIARHFHPFLGFKLGKEAFSFKVMPFGLNIAPRIFTKLAESVVQELRSQGIMVVAYLDDWLLWEMDVEKCIKAMEKVMRFLEHLGFKINRGKSRLTPQLRFQWLGIQWDLDSHTLSIPPAKRKEIAKATRQFLRSKQMSRSSQERILGSLQFASVTDVLLEAKLKDINRVWRSKPTPPRCLSLAEDGGLRVQQLGPDAWWELLSR; encoded by the coding sequence ATGCGGTGTCACCTGCCTTTAACCCAACCTATGAAAACCAAGTATTTCAGCCATTTAACAGGTTTGGTAGAGGGGGCAGGGCAAGAAGTTCCTTTTGCCAACGAGCCGGAGGTAGAGCCTCCGGCCAGGCTATGGGTGCAAGAGCAGGCCGGGGAACCCGGCCCTCAGCATCTCAATGAGGATTcacaggtaggagggaggctgtaccactTTCGACATCGGTGGCGGTTCAGCAATTGGGTacaaagcatagtatccagaggcctaggctggagttggatcgaaggtcctcctccacccaacaccttctatcaggaGCCAACACAGGAGTTGGTAGACTACTCCCAGGAACTTCTCCAAAAGGGAGCAGTGTTGAGAACGAGAAATctgaagtttcaaggacgcttgttcagtgtTCCAAAGAAAGGCACCGACAAGAGGcaggtgatcttagacttgtcccgtctaagcTTGTTCATttgctgcgacaagttcaaaatgctgaccatctctcaggtgcggaccttacttccccgtggggctgtcaccacctctatagatcttacagacaccTATTATCATGTACTGATAGCCCGGCACTTCCatccgttcctaggcttcaagttAGGGAAGGAAGccttctccttcaaagtaatgccctttgggCTCAatatagcccccaggatctttaCGAAGCTAGCGGAGTCAGTGGTGCAAGAACTAAGGTCACAGGGTATAATGGTAGTAgcatatctagacgattggctactATGGGAGATGGACGTGGAGAAATGTATAAAGGCTATGGAAAAGGTAATGCGtttcctggaacatctggggttcaaAATCAACAGAGGCAAGTCCCGGCTGACCCCACAGTTACGGTTCCAGTGGTTGGGTATCCAATGGGACTTGGATTCGCATACTCTTTCCATACCACCAGCAAAGAGGAAAGAGATTGCCAAGGCAACCAGGCAATTCTTGAGGTCCAAACAGATGTCCAGGAGCAGCCAAGAgaggatcttgggctctcttcagtttgcctcagtgacggatGTACTGCTggaagccaagctcaaggacatcaatcgagtttggcgctcaaagCCAACGCCCCCCAGATGCTtgagccttgccgaggatggggggcttagggttcagcagctgggccctgatgcctggtgggaactgctttctcgctag